A segment of the uncultured Desulfobulbus sp. genome:
GTTCCCAGTACATAATCGCTTTTTTGTCTAATTTTTTTGATAAAGGCCCTCGTTCATCTCGTATGGGCGGGGGCTCCGCATTTATTTACATGATTACCATCAATGCTCAGCTTGAAAAAAAGCGATCTCTCCCTCTGGTCGAGATGACATCCGGGTAGTACGTGACGTCTGGCTTATGGCCGCAACATCGATGTCATCCCGTGGCATCTGAGGGATCTCGCTGTTCTAAGCGGCAGCTGAGATTCGGGGTGATACCCCACCTTTAAACTACTCTGTAACTTTTTCCCGGCCCAAGTAGGCCCGCTGGACATCGGTGTTGGCCAGCAAAATATCGCTGGGCCCCTGGACAATAACCTTGCCGACCTCAAGCACGTATCCCCGATCGGCAATACCCAAGGCAGCCTTGGCGTTTTGCTCGATCAACAGCACCGTATTGCCCTCTTCTCGCAGGCGGAGAATAATCTGAAAGATGTCCCGGACAATCAAGGGGGCCAGACCGGTGGAGGGCTCATCCATCATCACCAACCGGGGTTTGGACATCAGCGCCCTGCCCATGGCAAGCATCTGCTGTTCACCGCCTGACAAGGTTCCTGCAAACTGATTGCGCCGTTCCCGCAAAATGGGAAAGAGTTCATACTGATGCTCCAGTTCCTTATGCACAGCCGCACGCCCCTGCCTTTTTTGGAGCACATGACCGCCAAGCAGAAGATTTTCCTCCACCGACATGGAGGCAAAGACCTGACGGTTTTCAGGGACCAAGGCACAGCCGGAGGCAACAATCTGCCCCACCGAGCTGCGACAGCAGGGAGTGTTGAGAAAGCTGATATCCCCTTTGGTCGGTTTAATCAACCCAATGATGGTATGCAGCAGCGTGGTTTTACCGGCACCGTTGGCACCGATCATGGTGACAATTTCGCCGGGATCCACATGCAGTGAGATATTTTTCAGGACTCGGAGTTTACCGTAGCCAGCATCGAGGTTTCGAATCTTGAGCATGAGCAGTTACGTGTGGGGAATGAAAAAACCGTTTACACGGTTTCATCTTCTCCCAGATAAATTTTTATGACTTCTTCATTCTGCTGAATATGAGCCGGAATATCCTCTGCCAGCTTGGAGCCAAAGCTCAGCACCACAATCTCGTCGGAGATATCCATAACCAGGGACATATCGTGCTCCACCAGGAGCACAGTAATGCCCATATCGCGGATGGTACAGATCAACCGGGCCACCTCGGCGGTCTCGTAGATATTCAATCCGGCGGCGGGTTCATCCAGCAGGATCAGCTTGGGTTCCAGGGCCAGAGCGCGGGCCATCTCCACCGCTCGCTGTTGGCCAAAGGCAAGGCTTGCGGCCTCGGTGTTGGCTAAATCAGCAATGCCCAAGAGATCAAGCAACTCCATGGAACGGGTACGTATGGCCTTCTCCTCTTTCCAGGTCGTGGGGAGCGAGAGCATACCCGCAAAGAAGCCGCTCCGGCTGCGGGTATGCCGTCCCACCATGACACATTCCAGGGCACTCATGCCATGAAAGAGCTTAATATTCTGAAAGGTGCGAGCCATGCCCATGCGGGCGATCTCATAGGTCTTTTGCTTTTGAATAGCCTGGCCGCCAAAATGAATACTCCCTTCGCTCACCGGCAGGTTACCGGCAATGAGATTAAAGAGCGTGGTCTTGCCGGCACCGTTAGGTCCGATCACCGCCTTGATGCTCCCGGTTTTAACCTTGAAACTCACGTCGTTGACCGCATGCAGGCCGCCAAAGCGTTTATGCACCCCGGCAAGTTCCAGCATGATCTCATTTTTCTCAGGCTTCTTGGGGCTCATGCGCGACCTCCTAAAATCAGCTGACGCAACAGAGGGCGAAGCTTAAAACTGAGAATACCTTCAGGGGAAAAGAGCATCACCAGAATAAGAATGCCCCCAAAGACGGCATCGTCAAAGCTGCCAAAAACACCCCGCAGGGAAAGGAAGGTCAGGCCAACGCCCATGATCAGGGTCCCCCAGAGGTTGAGCATGCCGCCGACGGCAACCAGGGCCACATAGCGCACCGACTTCATCACAGATGCCTCGGAGGGTCCTATACCACCGTTGTAATGGGTGAGGAGCACACCGGCAATTGCCGCGTAGATAGCGCTGAGGACAAAGACCTTGAGTTTAAAACGTCCTGCGTTGATGCCCGAGGCCTCGGCCGCCTCTTCCGAGCTGTGCAGGGAACGGAGCGCCCGGCCAACTCGGGAGCCGATCAGGTTAATGAGAAAGAGCATGCACAAAATAAGCAGGATCCAGGATGCGTAGAAATTAAGCACCCGGTGGCTCATGTCGCCGCTGATGGTGAGAAAGGGCAGCAGGGTAAAACCAGGAACCTCGGTAATGCCGTCCGACTCACCGAAATAAGGCATGGCCAAAAATATGCGGTAGACAATGGTGCCAAAGCCCAAGGTCGCCATGGCCAGATAATGTCCTTTCAACTTGAGCACGGGGATGCCAATAACCAGCGCCACCACACCGGCGGTGGTCACGGCAACAATACAGGCCATCCAGGGGGTAAAGGTCATCTGGCTCAGACCGTATATATCCTGACCATGGACGATCACACCGGCTTTATCCAGCAGCTGTACCCACCAGGTGTGGGCAAAGGGCTCCAGGTTGCGGGTGGTCAATGCGGCCGCCAGGTAACCGCCAATGGCAAAAAATCCGGCATGACCGATGGAAATCTGACCGGCGTAACCCATAAGTACACCCAGGCCGATGATCACCAGTCCGTAATAGGCCGACATGGTTAACTGGGTCAGGTAATATTGGGTTCCGGTCCACACCGTGAGCAGGTGCAGGACCACCATGAGCGCACTTAAGCCAATTAAGGGAAGATAGTTTCGGGTCTTCATCAGAAATCCTTTAAACGAGCAGCGTCACTGGACCCGAACAGTCCGTGCGGTTTGACAAAGAGAATCACCAGCAGGATAGCAATGGAGATCGCATCCTGAAAGGCCAGCGGCACCACGGAAACGGAAAACGCCTCTATAATCCCCAGGAGGATCCCCGCAGCCACTGCAGCACCGGAATTGCCCAGGCCACCAAGGATAGCCACCGTGAATCCTTTGATCGCAAGCGCGGAACCGCTGTCGTACTGGGTATAGGTAATAGGCGACATCACACAGCCTGCCAGGGCACCGATTCCTGCACTCAGCATAAAGGAGAGGGTCACCATGTTGCGGGCATTGATGCCGCAAAGCAGGGCTGCTGTTCGGTTGG
Coding sequences within it:
- a CDS encoding ABC transporter ATP-binding protein, whose translation is MLKIRNLDAGYGKLRVLKNISLHVDPGEIVTMIGANGAGKTTLLHTIIGLIKPTKGDISFLNTPCCRSSVGQIVASGCALVPENRQVFASMSVEENLLLGGHVLQKRQGRAAVHKELEHQYELFPILRERRNQFAGTLSGGEQQMLAMGRALMSKPRLVMMDEPSTGLAPLIVRDIFQIILRLREEGNTVLLIEQNAKAALGIADRGYVLEVGKVIVQGPSDILLANTDVQRAYLGREKVTE
- a CDS encoding ABC transporter ATP-binding protein is translated as MSPKKPEKNEIMLELAGVHKRFGGLHAVNDVSFKVKTGSIKAVIGPNGAGKTTLFNLIAGNLPVSEGSIHFGGQAIQKQKTYEIARMGMARTFQNIKLFHGMSALECVMVGRHTRSRSGFFAGMLSLPTTWKEEKAIRTRSMELLDLLGIADLANTEAASLAFGQQRAVEMARALALEPKLILLDEPAAGLNIYETAEVARLICTIRDMGITVLLVEHDMSLVMDISDEIVVLSFGSKLAEDIPAHIQQNEEVIKIYLGEDETV
- a CDS encoding branched-chain amino acid ABC transporter permease; the protein is MKTRNYLPLIGLSALMVVLHLLTVWTGTQYYLTQLTMSAYYGLVIIGLGVLMGYAGQISIGHAGFFAIGGYLAAALTTRNLEPFAHTWWVQLLDKAGVIVHGQDIYGLSQMTFTPWMACIVAVTTAGVVALVIGIPVLKLKGHYLAMATLGFGTIVYRIFLAMPYFGESDGITEVPGFTLLPFLTISGDMSHRVLNFYASWILLILCMLFLINLIGSRVGRALRSLHSSEEAAEASGINAGRFKLKVFVLSAIYAAIAGVLLTHYNGGIGPSEASVMKSVRYVALVAVGGMLNLWGTLIMGVGLTFLSLRGVFGSFDDAVFGGILILVMLFSPEGILSFKLRPLLRQLILGGRA